Proteins encoded in a region of the Trypanosoma brucei gambiense DAL972 chromosome 11, complete sequence genome:
- a CDS encoding phosphomannose isomerase, putative, translating into MSKLIKLDCGVQHYAWGKEAAESYVAKMKGEGNKEGKYAELWVGTHPNCPSKTFSGQNLDDFLKNDNNMSRFVHPKQQADPRFRDTVPFLLKLLSVQTALSIQAHPNKQLAEKLHRENPEKYKDPNHKPELVVALTPFEALCCFRPLKDILEFLESASPLKTLLGPAADVLPGEVEDSEAIKHMMDIVYNTDAKKHAEALQEHAEELRSRGGEMTKEDSVFLRVLYQYPDDMGCWMVYFLNYVQLAPGEGLFLADSEPHAYLFGDSVEIMACSDNVVRAGLTPKWKDVPTLLRMLRYGTDGLERAKFERYRAPEGSEWELQHYSPPREFQDFSLYRIEHRVERQGQTHIKLPTVGLGFCVEGCGIVNGERVRLGECFLVPYGDLKIEAFGDFQIFVASMNYSLHSASHM; encoded by the coding sequence ATGTCGAAGTTAATTAAATTGGATTGTGGCGTCCAACACTATGCATGGGGAAAGGAAGCCGCGGAGAGTTATGTCGCTAAAATGAAAGGTGAGGGAAATAAGGAGGGTAAGTATGCGGAACTTTGGGTTGGAACGCACCCAAATTGCCCATCGAAAACGTTTTCTGGACAAAATTTGGATGACTTTCTAAAGAATGACAACAACATGTCACGATTTGTTCACCCCAAACAGCAAGCAGATCCACGTTTCCGTGATACTGTGCCATTCCTACTCAAGTTACTGTCAGTGCAAACGGCTTTGTCTATTCAAGCAcacccaaacaaacaattggCGGAGAAACTCCACAGGGAGAATCCCGAGAAATACAAAGACCCCAACCATAAACCAGAGTTAGTGGTGGCACTGACGCCTTTCGAAGCACTGTGTTGCTTTCGCCCGTTAAAAGACATTCTCGAGTTCTTGGAATCCGCGTCCCCGTTGAAAACTCTTTTGGGGCCCGCTGCCGATGTGCTACCCGGAGAGGTTGAAGATAGTGAAGCGATCAAACATATGATGGATATTGTTTACAATACCGATGCAAAGAAGCATGCAGAGGCACTACAAGAACATGCGGAGGAGCTGCGAAGTAGGGGTGGAGAAATGACTAAAGAAGATAGTGTTTTCTTACGTGTCCTTTATCAATATCCCGACGATATGGGTTGTTGGATGGTGTACTTCCTCAACTATGTGCAATTAGCACCAGGTGAGGGTCTTTTTTTGGCTGACAGTGAGCCTCATGCCTATCTGTTTGGAGATAGTGTTGAAATAATGGCATGCAGCGATAATGTTGTGCGGGCGGGGCTCACTCCAAAATGGAAAGATGTGCCCACCCTGTTGAGGATGTTGCGTTACGGCACTGATGGTCTTGAGCGTGCAAAATTCGAGCGCTATCGAGCCCCCGAGGGATCAGAATGGGAATTGCAACATTATTCCCCACCCAGAGAGTTTCAAGACTTTTCTCTTTACCGCATTGAACATCGTGTGGAAAGGCAGggacaaacacacataaaacTTCCAACGGTTGGGTTGGGATTTTGCGTGGAAGGATGTGGCATTGTAAACGGGGAAAGAGTGCGTTTGGGTGAATGTTTTCTCGTCCCTTATGGTGACCTAAAGATTGAGGCGTTTGGCGATTTTCAGATCTTTGTGGCATCCATGAATTACTCTCTCCATTCGGCATCGCATATGTGA
- a CDS encoding DNA repair and recombination helicase protein PIF1, putative, with protein sequence MLLNSTRTLLLTYGRLLFAPGREGRQSRLAKGVSAWTVAAEGEKGGQLSPAPESTSCCGTAEVNEIKERDTKTCRQASSAGHNDLGLQEKEKSSGDESAFSSLGLNEEKRRALTLVLDGAPLFIGGGAGVGKSYMIQSIVTALRAKDLDVVVTASTGIAALNIGGSTFHSTFGVRVTSVGNSETNESCAVSILRYSKSLLAKVDVIVVDEVSLLHARHLEGLDIAARGAPGRIPHLPFGGIQVILCGDFMQLMHSTENCTSQDGGGDAGSKIGYRGDETTENTAGQNRSDASSTAAVTDQGHIMSAVKNICVGERQRTSSGLIFESPLFLTCLLHLQLCEVKRHGDTAFLNDLNKLRQGVLTRRMMRSALVNPEDPNAIQLYPTRRSVAAFNESKMLELDGEEHLFRSIVESAGLSGPKGHASPNSRGANDVDGCNDVVVLHFLEKMRSSRRWQREVKKFVGQICTRCGISGIATSVVAPPYSLRQPYLKVYVHFCVSKQYDCLYPVAKMKAEWERSYYGTTPESKSARRFFGRVLFEVKHKDSLSTFLRASLQQAYSKVIESDNVLQSKRLKVGCRVILLRNLSNEYVNGSTGTVIGFQPVNKSRHLFPKGIRTQLSRKVYASLSRRPVVSSGSSAGSSENSYGGNGKEQALDVVNYDDVIVPIVRMDADGKDVAIPWLSLPLPDLQDRVFCTARVVTMPLVPAYAFTVHKTQGLTLDHSILLDCKGFFPCNHIIYVAASRVKKFSQLRMINVSPRMVTVHPGALHFSSSLPNVAEAETKWKKWKESQRMVNNGKALSASNPSVLELALYCATWKHHK encoded by the coding sequence ATGCTCCTCAACTCCACCAGGACTCTATTGCTAACGTATGGAAGACTGCTTTTTGCACCGGGGCGAGAAGGACGGCAATCCCGCCTTGCGAAAGGTGTTTCTGCTTGGACCGTTGCTGCAGAAGGTGAAAAAGGGGGGCAGCTTTCCCCTGCACCGGAGAGTACTTCCTGTTGTGGGACTGCGGAAGTCAACGAAatcaaggaaagagacacGAAGACCTGTCGGCAGGCGTCTAGCGCTGGCCACAACGACCTGGGGCttcaggaaaaggaaaaatcaaGCGGTGATGAGTCAGCTTTTTCGTCACTCGGTCTCAATGAAGAGAAGCGGAGGGCTCTCACGCTTGTCCTTGATGGAGCTCCGCTTTTcattggtggtggtgctggtGTCGGTAAGTCATATATGATCCAGAGTATTGTGACAGCGTTAAGGGCGAAGGACCTTGACGTTGTCGTAACGGCATCTACCGGAATAGCTGCACTCAACATTGGGGGAAGCACTTTTCACAGCACATTTGGAGTACGAGTTACCTCCGTTGGTAACAGTGAGACAAACGAATCATGTGCCGTCTCGATCCTTCGCTACAGCAAGAGTCTTCTTGCCAAAGTGGACGTTATTGTTGTGGATGAAGTATCGCTTTTACACGCTAGACATTTGGAGGGGCTGGATATTGCCGCCCGCGGGGCACCTGGAAGGATACCTCACCTTCCATTTGGTGGCATTCAAGTTATATTATGCGGAGACTTCATGCAACTAATGCATAGCACTGAGAATTGTACTTCTCAAGATGGCGGTGGTGATGCAGGAAGCAAAATTGGTTACCGAGGGGACGAAACCACCGAGAATACAGCAGGACAAAACAGAAGCGACGCAAGCTCTACAGCTGCTGTCACAGACCAGGGACATATTATGTCGGCGGTGAAAAATATTTGTGTAGGTGAGCGTCAGCGGACAAGCAGTGGTCTAATCTTCGAGAGCCCTCTCTTCTTAACCTGTTTGCTTCACCTTCAACTTTGCGAAGTTAAGCGGCATGGTGACACCGCATTTCTGAATGACCTCAACAAGCTCCGTCAAGGTGTTCTCACTCGTCGCATGATGCGGTCTGCGTTGGTTAATCCGGAAGATCCTAACGCCATCCAACTCTATCCCACCCGCCGATCTGTGGCGGCGTTTAATGAAAGTAAAATGCTTGAACTTGACGGGGAGGAACATCTATTTCGGAGTATAGTTGAGTCAGCCGGTCTTTCCGGCCCCAAAGGTCATGCATCGCCGAACAGTCGAGGAGCAAACGACGTCGACGGTTGTAATGATGTGGTGGTGTTGCACTTCCTAGAGAAGATGAGGTCCTCCCGAAGATGGCAAcgggaagtgaagaagttTGTGGGACAGATATGCACGCGGTGTGGCATTTCCGGTATAGCCACTTCTGTAGTAGCACCTCCTTATAGTTTAAGACAACCCTATCTGAAAGTCTACGTACACTTTTGTGTGAGTAAGCAGTACGATTGTCTCTATCCAGTGGCTAAAATGAAAGCAGAATGGGAGCGTAGTTATTACGGTACCACGCCCGAAAGTAAATCCGCTCGAAGGTTTTTTGGTAGGGTGCTGTTTGAAGTGAAACATAAGGACTCCCTCAGTACTTTTCTGCGCGCCTCCCTGCAGCAGGCATACTCGAAGGTGATAGAGAGTGATAATGTACTCCAAAGCAAGAGACTAAAGGTCGGTTGTAGGGTAATACTACTGCGAAACTTAAGCAATGAGTACGTTAACGGCTCTACCGGTACCGTCATCGGCTTTCAACCTGTAAATAAATCTCGGCATTTATTTCCCAAAGGTATCAGAACCCAACTTTCGCGGAAAGTGTACGCCTCTCTTTCACGGAGACCAGTGGTTAGTAGTGGTAGTTCGGCCGGGTCATCAGAAAATTCATACGGCGGCAATGGGAAGGAACAGGCGCTTGACGTTGTCAACTATGACGACGTTATTGTTCCCATTGTGCGGATGGACGCTGACGGAAAGGATGTGGCCATACCTTGGTTATCCCTTCCGCTACCGGATCTGCAAGACCGAGTGTTTTGTACTGCACGTGTCGTCACAATGCCCCTCGTACCTGCCTATGCATTTACTGTACACAAGACGCAAGGACTCACTCTGGATCATTCTATACTGCTAGACTGCAAGGGGTTCTTTCCCTGTAACCATATCATTTATGTTGCTGCGAGTCGCGTGAAGAAGTTCTCTCAATTGCGCATGATAAATGTCTCCCCCCGTATGGTAACTGTTCATCCCGGGGCACTGCATTTCTCCTCGTCACTTCCCAACGTTGCGGAGGCTGAGACAAAGTggaagaagtggaaagaaTCACAACGCATGGTTAATAATGGCAAAGCCCTTTCGGCGTCTAACCCATCCGTCTTGGAGCTTGCACTGTACTGTGCGACGTGGAAACACCACAAGTGA